Proteins encoded in a region of the Cydia pomonella isolate Wapato2018A chromosome 3, ilCydPomo1, whole genome shotgun sequence genome:
- the LOC133516041 gene encoding uncharacterized protein LOC133516041 isoform X6 has product MMWPPPRLGLKAASPGIDEDCNSNTSLAGSQHSADDLDAHCDNSGYLWFLDYNPIFRDGSCHHTSVLSSVSASYKGISDLASRFEFTSRYNDIARDLDANLAEADMESFKTEDIHALLMTANLPHDTITDDRTHDSNPRGEMFASISSSLMEKFRFDSSLSGDSSFQGEESVGSINTMSICKSELLFSPVKEHGVHFSVDSLDCSLPAEQDLILTCQANKDNYTIAFEGSLTVYSEDSECNEFAVNQKHDKLDKQEDNATLDERTRRNLELLERCKKLTNKLTTSMARSDLGLTTWSKLKKQTNHSPLRRHPSGNNNEDSHEATDATSDMSNSVIKSQSLPNLYRRKIMSSSINSAALSNSTVDSFTTNQRLMGTPTCMKVYDVSQHRSTHGSQHSEPMSTSSTENQSSSDKSQPKQAFSLVKLFMKQKSNDGVVGLDQIDRSECWPSSSGGESGDSMGEPKDDSKISMRSQMELPCDVAEEGSAIYDEIPSSNPYNNRVYDEVIEEEDNDGVKLSDSESNLYATVNKRHSKRTNVNMMNSPSRLRSNKKSYSSQSSNTSVSISSCSESDGTQITKMNRLLQREPFDNKSTSTHLETTTIDKSMQTSTLQMSTISHERELFKIVEPSFLEKLKEGDCEKPVFILYPNYTLPDISFLNGRPNIYLNPVKVNVSPKSSEIKRNRLNVKGKRPFSCNDVEMLKKKGLGHIQDWDSLNFLLPTECKQMLSELPELMQNVREKECGSKRGDKYCNAKPRSKGRPISCDCNHLAGHNTAVSSSSSTATQPSSGYRGSSTMLADSAQPGPANPLFVYRYDSATSSEASHEGHRRALSAEQARLAKQGDHAPPRPPLPKSILRKSMDKTRKTSTPSKRYSMFEMDELLQDQIVCMTAATEHKTKRRSLQEPYYLQNQNTEYRKNNDLAAKRLSQQFLDAADKDADYNELFHDEGVGTESSLESGKSNELKYHRPHTPPMPKPRTKKTEYTEFPPPGALISSADLQQLEEFLKLSGFNCQNMDEWDQNQVQKVRNQVTKFLQMKRSQEENQRSTDSSGSSCNSKKSVSFAQKSEAKPEIQPTQVKAMEELKVASLTTPPNSPNISAVISQRLYQGKNLAEIPICEEAEISPDEFSSPLHHDSRGKYDLIDLSQKRALVSNVTDAVEMLIQHFSSATDQAELAFLGDSKQSPACAKIALNALCPALYAVFRDGLKDNIETSFGAVNNSVWQMVETTARQGPITKSLNELVLRINSEDAVTEGLVKFNAFILGLLNAQSVDAWVSYVRTRESVLSKAYNADSLLLAGVQAPRCRALLDSLQAALEPLRLLPFSLDLMFEMRELHRSFKKIESDMRAASRPTSINTPPLTLNQRNLLKLVRSMQSSGLSSDDCQTSVIMRHKEPKNKEPSTPDLLNDSANVKTAVEKNRPRSCVNPSPIGYDLCPNNSRIELENNRRWSGVQLGSKLMQAFDRLVFDDSDDYTDSLETHKPARLAAADSKLECSGEEWRPGSASSGQSAAASGHSGGKFRRLQLKWELLSNAESPSSPSGETSPAAARGSKIPRPVSSPVRPAAPAIPEPAKNAHRGIPVPVRKGAPPPAPAGARAAAKRPQPANRTFPEAVKRVVAKIKEKEAVICKPVARKPAPTSRVDGAWASPAPRPASLPYGRAPPPAAPRRAASSSAARHRSAAPHQKHKYVRTLWHRLPSDSGHLAFNEGERLRLILEVDAQHLLCCRGEQKGLVPRDAVLLEDF; this is encoded by the exons GGCGAAGAGTCCGTCGGTTCCATCAATACAATGTCGATCTGCAAATCGGAGCTGCTGTTCTCGCCGGTGAAAGAGCACGGCGTACACTTCAGCGTGGATAGCCTGGACTGCTCGCTGCCCGCGGAGCAGGACCTCATCCTCACGTGCCAGGCCAACAAGGACAACTACACCATCGCCTTCGAGGGCAGCCTCACCGTCTACTCCGAGGACAGCGAGTGTAACGAGTTTGCCGTCAATCAAAAACAtg ACAAATTGGATAAGCAAGAAGATAATGCAACGTTAGATGAAAGAACACGCAGGAATTTAGAATTATTAGAAAGATGTAAGAAATTAACCAATAAGCTAACTACTTCTATGGCTAGGAGTGATTTAGGATTAACTACTTGGAGTAAGCTTAAGAAACAGACCAACCATTCGCCTTTAAGGAG GCACCCTTCGGGGAACAACAATGAGGATTCCCATGAAGCGACCGATGCAACAAGTGATATGAGCAACTCGGTTATCAAGAGCCAAAGTCTGCCAAACCTGTACAGAAGAAAGATTATGAGCAGTTCCATTAACTCGGCTGCTCTCAGTAATTCAACG GTCGATTCTTTCACCACCAATCAAAGATTAATGGGTACACCGACCTGTATGAAAGTATACGATGTATCGCAGCACCGTTCGACGCACGGAAGTCAGCATTCAGAACCAATGAGTACCTCCTCGACCGAAAACCAGTCATCTTCAGACAAAAGTCAACCAAAGCAGGCTTTTAGCCTGGTAAAACTGTTTATGAAACAAAAAAGCAATGATGGTGTAGTTGGATTGGATCAGATAGACAGGTCAGAATGCTGGCCATCTAGCTCTGGTGGTGAAAGTGGAGACTCGATGGGAGAGCCAAAAGATGACTCCAAGATTTCAATGCGTTCTCAAATGGAATTGCCGTGTGATGTAGCGGAAGAGGGTTCAGCAATATACGATGAGATTCCATCTAGCAACCCGTACAATAATAGAGTTTATGACGAAGTAATAGAAGAGGAAGATAATGACGGTGTTAAATTAAGCGATAGCGAATCTAACCTTTATGCAACAGTAAATAAACGCCACTCAAAGAGAACCAACGTCAATATGATGAATAGCCCTTCAAGACtgagaagtaataaaaaatcatattcTTCCCAATCGTCCAACACTAGTGTTAGTATATCGAGTTGCTCCGAGTCGGATGGAACCCAGATTACAAAAATGAATCGATTATTGCAAAGAGAGCCTTTTGATAATAAATCTACTTCGACTCATCTCGAGACCACCACTATTGATAAGAGTATGCAGACGTCAACGTTGCAAATGTCGACTATATCACATGAACGTGAATTATTCAAGATAGTGGAACCCTCGTTTCTTGAGAAACTTAAAGAAGGAGACTGTGAGAAACCTGTATTTATACTATACCCTAACTACACGCTTCCCGATATAAGTTTTCTGAACGGCCGACCAAATATATACTTGAATCCTGTAAAAGTAAACGTATCGCCAAAATCAAGCGAAATCAAGAGGAACAGACTGAACGTTAAAGGTAAACGTCCATTTTCTTGCAACGACGTGGAGATGCTAAAAAAGAAGGGGCTCGGGCACATACAAGATTGGGATTCACTAAACTTTTTGCTACCCACAGAATGCAAGCAAATGTTATCAGAATTACCCGAACTGATGCAAAACGTAAGAGAAAAGGAATGTGGATCAAAACGCGGTGACAAATACTGTAACGCGAAACCCAGATCCAAGGGCAGGCCCATAAGTTGCGACTGCAACCACCTGGCGGGCCACAACACCGCCGTGTCGTCCAGCTCCAGCACGGCCACGCAGCCCTCGTCCGGCTACCGCGGCTCCTCCACCATGCTCGCCGACTCCGCGCAGCCCGGCCCCGCCAACCCCCTGTTCGTGTACCGCTACGACAGCGCCACCAGCTCGGAGGCCAGCCACGAGGGCCACCGGCGGGCGCTCTCGGCCGAGCAGGCTCGGCTCGCCAAGCAGGGCGACCACGCCCCGCCGAGACCCCCTCTACCTAAGAGCATTTTGCGTAAGTCGATGGACAAAACGCGTAAAACCAGCACGCCGTCAAAACGTTACAGTATGTTCGAAATGGACGAGCTTTTGCAAGATCAGATTGTTTGTATGACGGCTGCGACTGAGCACAAGACGAAGAGAAGATCGCTGCAGGAGccttattatttacaaaatcaaaacacagaatataggaaaaataaCGATTTAGCTGCCAAAAGACTATCGCAGCAATTTCTCGATGCGGCCGATAAAGATGCCGACTACAATGAACTTTTCCACGATGAAGGTGTCGGTACTGAGAGTAGCCTAGAATCGGGCAAATCGAATGAACTGAAATACCACAGACCTCACACGCCACCGATGCCTAAACCGAGAACTAAGAAAACTGAGTACACGGAGTTCCCTCCACCGGGCGCTCTGATCAGCAGCGCTGATTTACAACAATTAGAAGAGTTCTTGAAATTAAGCGGCTTTAATTGCCAAAATATGGATGAATGGGACCAAAATCAAGTCCAAAAGGTAAGAAATCAGGTTACCAAGTTTCTGCAAATGAAACGTTCTCAGGAAGAAAATCAAAGGTCCACAGATTCTAGCGGCAGCAGCTGCAATAGCAAAAAATCTGTTAGTTTTGCCCAAAAGTCTGAGGCCAAGCCCGAAATTCAACCAACCCAAGTGAAGGCAATGGAAGAGCTGAAAGTAGCCAGTCTCACCACACCGCCTAACTCACCTAATATTTCTGCTGTAATTTCACAAAGACTATATCAG GGTAAAAACTTGGCGGAGATACCAATTTGTGAAGAAGCTGAAATAAGCCCAGACGAATTCAGCAGCCCCTTGCATCACGATAGCAGAGGAAAATACGACTTAATTGATTTATCACAAAAGAGAG CCTTAGTCTCAAATGTGACGGATGCGGTGGAAATGTTGATTCAACACTTCTCTTCGGCCACTGATCAAGCCGAACTGGCTTTCCTGGGCGACTCTAAACAGTCTCCAGCTTGCGCCAAAATCGCCCTAAATGCCCTATGCCCGGCATTGTACGCTGTTTTCAGGGATGGGTTAAAGGACAACATTGAAACTTCCTTCGGAGCCGTAAACAACTCCGTGTGGCAAATGGTGGAGACAACAGCAAGGCAGGGTCCAATAACGAAATCCTTGAACGAGTTGGTGTTGAGGATCAATAGTGAAGATGCTGTCACGGAGGGGCTGGTTAAATTCAACGCCTTCATTCTGGGACTATTAAA CGCTCAATCAGTGGACGCGTGGGTATCGTACGTGCGCACCCGCGAGTCGGTGCTGAGCAAGGCCTACAACGCGGACTCGCTGCTGCTGGCCGGCGTGCAGGCGCCGCGCTGCCGCGCGCTGCTGGACTCGCTGCAGGCCGCGCTGGAGCCGCTGCGCCTGCTGCCCTTCTCGCTCGACCTCATGTTCGAAATGCGCGAGCTGCACCGCAGCTTCAAGAAGATCGAGAGCGACATGCGCGCTGCTAGTCGG CCTACCTCGATTAACACCCCACCACTAACACTGAACCAGCGGAACTTGCTGAAATTAGTGCGCTCCATGCAATCGAGCGGGCTTTCGAGCGACGACTGCCAGACCAGCGTCATAATGAGGCACAAAGAGCCAAAAAATAAGGAGCCGTCTACTCCGGACCTTTTAAACGACTCCGCTAACGTAAAGACCGCGGTAGAGAAAAACAGACCACGCTCCTGCGTGAATCCTTCGCCGATCGGATACGACCTGTGTCCGAACAACAGCAGGATAGAGTTAGAGAATAATCGGCGCTGGTCCGGGGTGCAGCTTGGCTCGAAGCTGATGCAGGCGTTCGACCGGCTCGTGTTCGACGACAGCGACGACTACACGGACAGCCTGGAGACCCACAAGCCCGCGCGGCTCGCCGCCGCCGACTCCAAG CTGGAATGCAGCGGCGAGGAGTGGCGGCCAGGGTCTGCGAGCAGCGGCCAGAGCGCGGCGGCCAGCGGGCACTCGGGCGGCAAGTTCCGGAGGCTGCAGCTCAAGTGGGAGCTGCTCAGCAACGCCGAGAGCCCGTCCTCGCCATCTG GAGAAACGTCCCCGGCAGCGGCGCGCGGCTCTAAGATCCCCCGGCCCGTGTCGTCGCCCGTGCGGCCGGCGGCGCCCGCCATCCCCGAGCCCGCCAAGAATGCCCACCG AGGCATCCCGGTGCCGGTGCGCAAGGGCGCGCCCCCGCCGGCGCcggccggcgcccgcgccgccgccaaGCGCCCGCAGCCCGCCAACAG AACTTTCCCCGAAGCTGTGAAGAGAGTCGTCGCCAAGATCAAGGAGAAGGAAGCCGTTATTTGCAAGCCGGTTGCTAGGAAACCCGCGCC GACGTCGCGAGTGGACGGCGCTTGGGCGTCGCCGGCGCCGCGGCCGGCCTCGCTGCCGtacggccgcgcgccgccgcccgccgcgccgcgccgcgccgcctcCTCGTCCGCCGCCCGCCACCGCTCCGCCGCGCCGCACCAGAAACACAA ATACGTGAGAACACTATGGCACCGGCTGCCGTCGGATTCCGGGCACCTCGCGTTCAACGAGGGCGAGCGGCTGCGGCTGATCCTGGAGGTGGACGCGCAGCACCTGCTGTGCTGCCGCGGCGAGCAGAAGGGGCTGGTGCCGCGCGACGCCGTGCTGCTCGAGGACTTCTGA
- the LOC133516041 gene encoding uncharacterized protein LOC133516041 isoform X9, with product MGVTDGYDWESYNGYYSGEESVGSINTMSICKSELLFSPVKEHGVHFSVDSLDCSLPAEQDLILTCQANKDNYTIAFEGSLTVYSEDSECNEFAVNQKHDKLDKQEDNATLDERTRRNLELLERCKKLTNKLTTSMARSDLGLTTWSKLKKQTNHSPLRRHPSGNNNEDSHEATDATSDMSNSVIKSQSLPNLYRRKIMSSSINSAALSNSTVDSFTTNQRLMGTPTCMKVYDVSQHRSTHGSQHSEPMSTSSTENQSSSDKSQPKQAFSLVKLFMKQKSNDGVVGLDQIDRSECWPSSSGGESGDSMGEPKDDSKISMRSQMELPCDVAEEGSAIYDEIPSSNPYNNRVYDEVIEEEDNDGVKLSDSESNLYATVNKRHSKRTNVNMMNSPSRLRSNKKSYSSQSSNTSVSISSCSESDGTQITKMNRLLQREPFDNKSTSTHLETTTIDKSMQTSTLQMSTISHERELFKIVEPSFLEKLKEGDCEKPVFILYPNYTLPDISFLNGRPNIYLNPVKVNVSPKSSEIKRNRLNVKGKRPFSCNDVEMLKKKGLGHIQDWDSLNFLLPTECKQMLSELPELMQNVREKECGSKRGDKYCNAKPRSKGRPISCDCNHLAGHNTAVSSSSSTATQPSSGYRGSSTMLADSAQPGPANPLFVYRYDSATSSEASHEGHRRALSAEQARLAKQGDHAPPRPPLPKSILRKSMDKTRKTSTPSKRYSMFEMDELLQDQIVCMTAATEHKTKRRSLQEPYYLQNQNTEYRKNNDLAAKRLSQQFLDAADKDADYNELFHDEGVGTESSLESGKSNELKYHRPHTPPMPKPRTKKTEYTEFPPPGALISSADLQQLEEFLKLSGFNCQNMDEWDQNQVQKVRNQVTKFLQMKRSQEENQRSTDSSGSSCNSKKSVSFAQKSEAKPEIQPTQVKAMEELKVASLTTPPNSPNISAVISQRLYQGKNLAEIPICEEAEISPDEFSSPLHHDSRGKYDLIDLSQKRALVSNVTDAVEMLIQHFSSATDQAELAFLGDSKQSPACAKIALNALCPALYAVFRDGLKDNIETSFGAVNNSVWQMVETTARQGPITKSLNELVLRINSEDAVTEGLVKFNAFILGLLNAQSVDAWVSYVRTRESVLSKAYNADSLLLAGVQAPRCRALLDSLQAALEPLRLLPFSLDLMFEMRELHRSFKKIESDMRAASRPTSINTPPLTLNQRNLLKLVRSMQSSGLSSDDCQTSVIMRHKEPKNKEPSTPDLLNDSANVKTAVEKNRPRSCVNPSPIGYDLCPNNSRIELENNRRWSGVQLGSKLMQAFDRLVFDDSDDYTDSLETHKPARLAAADSKLECSGEEWRPGSASSGQSAAASGHSGGKFRRLQLKWELLSNAESPSSPSGETSPAAARGSKIPRPVSSPVRPAAPAIPEPAKNAHRGIPVPVRKGAPPPAPAGARAAAKRPQPANRTFPEAVKRVVAKIKEKEAVICKPVARKPAPTSRVDGAWASPAPRPASLPYGRAPPPAAPRRAASSSAARHRSAAPHQKHKYVRTLWHRLPSDSGHLAFNEGERLRLILEVDAQHLLCCRGEQKGLVPRDAVLLEDF from the exons GGCGAAGAGTCCGTCGGTTCCATCAATACAATGTCGATCTGCAAATCGGAGCTGCTGTTCTCGCCGGTGAAAGAGCACGGCGTACACTTCAGCGTGGATAGCCTGGACTGCTCGCTGCCCGCGGAGCAGGACCTCATCCTCACGTGCCAGGCCAACAAGGACAACTACACCATCGCCTTCGAGGGCAGCCTCACCGTCTACTCCGAGGACAGCGAGTGTAACGAGTTTGCCGTCAATCAAAAACAtg ACAAATTGGATAAGCAAGAAGATAATGCAACGTTAGATGAAAGAACACGCAGGAATTTAGAATTATTAGAAAGATGTAAGAAATTAACCAATAAGCTAACTACTTCTATGGCTAGGAGTGATTTAGGATTAACTACTTGGAGTAAGCTTAAGAAACAGACCAACCATTCGCCTTTAAGGAG GCACCCTTCGGGGAACAACAATGAGGATTCCCATGAAGCGACCGATGCAACAAGTGATATGAGCAACTCGGTTATCAAGAGCCAAAGTCTGCCAAACCTGTACAGAAGAAAGATTATGAGCAGTTCCATTAACTCGGCTGCTCTCAGTAATTCAACG GTCGATTCTTTCACCACCAATCAAAGATTAATGGGTACACCGACCTGTATGAAAGTATACGATGTATCGCAGCACCGTTCGACGCACGGAAGTCAGCATTCAGAACCAATGAGTACCTCCTCGACCGAAAACCAGTCATCTTCAGACAAAAGTCAACCAAAGCAGGCTTTTAGCCTGGTAAAACTGTTTATGAAACAAAAAAGCAATGATGGTGTAGTTGGATTGGATCAGATAGACAGGTCAGAATGCTGGCCATCTAGCTCTGGTGGTGAAAGTGGAGACTCGATGGGAGAGCCAAAAGATGACTCCAAGATTTCAATGCGTTCTCAAATGGAATTGCCGTGTGATGTAGCGGAAGAGGGTTCAGCAATATACGATGAGATTCCATCTAGCAACCCGTACAATAATAGAGTTTATGACGAAGTAATAGAAGAGGAAGATAATGACGGTGTTAAATTAAGCGATAGCGAATCTAACCTTTATGCAACAGTAAATAAACGCCACTCAAAGAGAACCAACGTCAATATGATGAATAGCCCTTCAAGACtgagaagtaataaaaaatcatattcTTCCCAATCGTCCAACACTAGTGTTAGTATATCGAGTTGCTCCGAGTCGGATGGAACCCAGATTACAAAAATGAATCGATTATTGCAAAGAGAGCCTTTTGATAATAAATCTACTTCGACTCATCTCGAGACCACCACTATTGATAAGAGTATGCAGACGTCAACGTTGCAAATGTCGACTATATCACATGAACGTGAATTATTCAAGATAGTGGAACCCTCGTTTCTTGAGAAACTTAAAGAAGGAGACTGTGAGAAACCTGTATTTATACTATACCCTAACTACACGCTTCCCGATATAAGTTTTCTGAACGGCCGACCAAATATATACTTGAATCCTGTAAAAGTAAACGTATCGCCAAAATCAAGCGAAATCAAGAGGAACAGACTGAACGTTAAAGGTAAACGTCCATTTTCTTGCAACGACGTGGAGATGCTAAAAAAGAAGGGGCTCGGGCACATACAAGATTGGGATTCACTAAACTTTTTGCTACCCACAGAATGCAAGCAAATGTTATCAGAATTACCCGAACTGATGCAAAACGTAAGAGAAAAGGAATGTGGATCAAAACGCGGTGACAAATACTGTAACGCGAAACCCAGATCCAAGGGCAGGCCCATAAGTTGCGACTGCAACCACCTGGCGGGCCACAACACCGCCGTGTCGTCCAGCTCCAGCACGGCCACGCAGCCCTCGTCCGGCTACCGCGGCTCCTCCACCATGCTCGCCGACTCCGCGCAGCCCGGCCCCGCCAACCCCCTGTTCGTGTACCGCTACGACAGCGCCACCAGCTCGGAGGCCAGCCACGAGGGCCACCGGCGGGCGCTCTCGGCCGAGCAGGCTCGGCTCGCCAAGCAGGGCGACCACGCCCCGCCGAGACCCCCTCTACCTAAGAGCATTTTGCGTAAGTCGATGGACAAAACGCGTAAAACCAGCACGCCGTCAAAACGTTACAGTATGTTCGAAATGGACGAGCTTTTGCAAGATCAGATTGTTTGTATGACGGCTGCGACTGAGCACAAGACGAAGAGAAGATCGCTGCAGGAGccttattatttacaaaatcaaaacacagaatataggaaaaataaCGATTTAGCTGCCAAAAGACTATCGCAGCAATTTCTCGATGCGGCCGATAAAGATGCCGACTACAATGAACTTTTCCACGATGAAGGTGTCGGTACTGAGAGTAGCCTAGAATCGGGCAAATCGAATGAACTGAAATACCACAGACCTCACACGCCACCGATGCCTAAACCGAGAACTAAGAAAACTGAGTACACGGAGTTCCCTCCACCGGGCGCTCTGATCAGCAGCGCTGATTTACAACAATTAGAAGAGTTCTTGAAATTAAGCGGCTTTAATTGCCAAAATATGGATGAATGGGACCAAAATCAAGTCCAAAAGGTAAGAAATCAGGTTACCAAGTTTCTGCAAATGAAACGTTCTCAGGAAGAAAATCAAAGGTCCACAGATTCTAGCGGCAGCAGCTGCAATAGCAAAAAATCTGTTAGTTTTGCCCAAAAGTCTGAGGCCAAGCCCGAAATTCAACCAACCCAAGTGAAGGCAATGGAAGAGCTGAAAGTAGCCAGTCTCACCACACCGCCTAACTCACCTAATATTTCTGCTGTAATTTCACAAAGACTATATCAG GGTAAAAACTTGGCGGAGATACCAATTTGTGAAGAAGCTGAAATAAGCCCAGACGAATTCAGCAGCCCCTTGCATCACGATAGCAGAGGAAAATACGACTTAATTGATTTATCACAAAAGAGAG CCTTAGTCTCAAATGTGACGGATGCGGTGGAAATGTTGATTCAACACTTCTCTTCGGCCACTGATCAAGCCGAACTGGCTTTCCTGGGCGACTCTAAACAGTCTCCAGCTTGCGCCAAAATCGCCCTAAATGCCCTATGCCCGGCATTGTACGCTGTTTTCAGGGATGGGTTAAAGGACAACATTGAAACTTCCTTCGGAGCCGTAAACAACTCCGTGTGGCAAATGGTGGAGACAACAGCAAGGCAGGGTCCAATAACGAAATCCTTGAACGAGTTGGTGTTGAGGATCAATAGTGAAGATGCTGTCACGGAGGGGCTGGTTAAATTCAACGCCTTCATTCTGGGACTATTAAA CGCTCAATCAGTGGACGCGTGGGTATCGTACGTGCGCACCCGCGAGTCGGTGCTGAGCAAGGCCTACAACGCGGACTCGCTGCTGCTGGCCGGCGTGCAGGCGCCGCGCTGCCGCGCGCTGCTGGACTCGCTGCAGGCCGCGCTGGAGCCGCTGCGCCTGCTGCCCTTCTCGCTCGACCTCATGTTCGAAATGCGCGAGCTGCACCGCAGCTTCAAGAAGATCGAGAGCGACATGCGCGCTGCTAGTCGG CCTACCTCGATTAACACCCCACCACTAACACTGAACCAGCGGAACTTGCTGAAATTAGTGCGCTCCATGCAATCGAGCGGGCTTTCGAGCGACGACTGCCAGACCAGCGTCATAATGAGGCACAAAGAGCCAAAAAATAAGGAGCCGTCTACTCCGGACCTTTTAAACGACTCCGCTAACGTAAAGACCGCGGTAGAGAAAAACAGACCACGCTCCTGCGTGAATCCTTCGCCGATCGGATACGACCTGTGTCCGAACAACAGCAGGATAGAGTTAGAGAATAATCGGCGCTGGTCCGGGGTGCAGCTTGGCTCGAAGCTGATGCAGGCGTTCGACCGGCTCGTGTTCGACGACAGCGACGACTACACGGACAGCCTGGAGACCCACAAGCCCGCGCGGCTCGCCGCCGCCGACTCCAAG CTGGAATGCAGCGGCGAGGAGTGGCGGCCAGGGTCTGCGAGCAGCGGCCAGAGCGCGGCGGCCAGCGGGCACTCGGGCGGCAAGTTCCGGAGGCTGCAGCTCAAGTGGGAGCTGCTCAGCAACGCCGAGAGCCCGTCCTCGCCATCTG GAGAAACGTCCCCGGCAGCGGCGCGCGGCTCTAAGATCCCCCGGCCCGTGTCGTCGCCCGTGCGGCCGGCGGCGCCCGCCATCCCCGAGCCCGCCAAGAATGCCCACCG AGGCATCCCGGTGCCGGTGCGCAAGGGCGCGCCCCCGCCGGCGCcggccggcgcccgcgccgccgccaaGCGCCCGCAGCCCGCCAACAG AACTTTCCCCGAAGCTGTGAAGAGAGTCGTCGCCAAGATCAAGGAGAAGGAAGCCGTTATTTGCAAGCCGGTTGCTAGGAAACCCGCGCC GACGTCGCGAGTGGACGGCGCTTGGGCGTCGCCGGCGCCGCGGCCGGCCTCGCTGCCGtacggccgcgcgccgccgcccgccgcgccgcgccgcgccgcctcCTCGTCCGCCGCCCGCCACCGCTCCGCCGCGCCGCACCAGAAACACAA ATACGTGAGAACACTATGGCACCGGCTGCCGTCGGATTCCGGGCACCTCGCGTTCAACGAGGGCGAGCGGCTGCGGCTGATCCTGGAGGTGGACGCGCAGCACCTGCTGTGCTGCCGCGGCGAGCAGAAGGGGCTGGTGCCGCGCGACGCCGTGCTGCTCGAGGACTTCTGA